The DNA segment TAATAATTTTCATTTTGGATAAATAATTCTTGACAATGTTGATGTATTTGTTAAAGTTTGACTTAATAAGTTTTCAGTAATGAAAATGTGGAGGGAAAAAGTGATTGGCAACGACAAATCTTACAGAGGCATGTTTAAAGTTTTAAAGAGGTTTGCTATGTTGCAATGATATATAGTGATGCAAGTTATAGTGTATTAAATTTATATCAGTTGGTGATATTGAGTTTAAAATATTAGAAGGATATAATAGTAAGGTATAACATGGTAACAAGAAAATCAAAATTCTCAGGTCATCAGACCTTTACAGTTCGATATGGTTGGATAGAAAAAGGGTATCGTTTTATTAAGTCAGGATTTAGTTTTAATCAAGAAGATGCTATAGTTCATCTTGGCGTAGGCAAGAATATGGTTGATAGCATCCGCTATTGGGTGGAGCTGTCAGGTCTTTTAGAGTATCAAGAGGCAAGCAGATTAGCAGACAAATTGCTTGATGAGGAAAATGGGTGGGATCCATACTTAGAGGATAATAATTCTTATTGGCTTTTGCATTGGAATATAAACACAAATTCAGATTTATTTCATTCAGGCACAGCAATTTTTTCATATCTTCGTAAGCCAGAGTTTAGCAAGAAAGATGTAAATGATTCAGTACTTCATATAGTTGAAGCAACAGATAAAAGAAAGCCCAGCGTAAATATTTTAAGTAAAGACATAGATTGTTTCTTAAAGCTTTATGTAGGAAATCGTCGTTATATTCAAGGTCAAAAAGACGAAGGCTTTGACAGTCCATT comes from the Bacteroidia bacterium genome and includes:
- a CDS encoding DUF4007 family protein, whose amino-acid sequence is MVTRKSKFSGHQTFTVRYGWIEKGYRFIKSGFSFNQEDAIVHLGVGKNMVDSIRYWVELSGLLEYQEASRLADKLLDEENGWDPYLEDNNSYWLLHWNINTNSDLFHSGTAIFSYLRKPEFSKKDVNDSVLHIVEATDKRKPSVNILSKDIDCFLKLYVGNRRYIQGQKDEGFDSPFQELNLIQLMNDSDLYCFNIGYKPNLSAEIICYALWSYMKRHRKATVTVNEALYGEESPGQIFMLDENSLIGAIESLSNQEKWSDCIGYNEAAGIALLYCELEDGMSLLESYYTEGGLE